GAGCTGAGGCCAGCGCCCGCTCGACGGCCGAGGCCACCAGGCCGAAGAGCAGTCGCTCGTCGCGGAAGCGCACGAACAGCTTGGCCGGGTGCACGTTGACGTCCACCCAGGCCGGGTCCATCTCGAGATGGAGGAAGGCCACGGGGAAGCGCCCCTTGGCGAGCCGGCTCTCGTAAGCCCGCACGACGGCCGCCGAGACCGTCCGGTCTTGCACCCAGCGGCCGTTGACGAAGATCCAGAGATGCTCCCGCGTGGGCCGGCTCAGGTCCGGCGGGGAGACCAGGCCCCAGACGCGAGCCGGGCCCCGGGCCCCTTGGACGGGGAGCAGGGCCTGCGCCTCCCGGGCCCCCATCACCGCACCGGCCGCCGCACGCAGGTCGCCGTCGCCCGGGGTAACCCAGCGAGGCTGGCCCGCCACCGCCACCTCGAGGGCCACCGACGGTCGGGCCAGGGCGATGCGCGCGGCCGTCTCCAGGCAGGCCCGACGCTCCGCGGCGGGACTCTTGAGATAGCGCCGGCGGGCCGGGGTGTTGAAGAAGAGGCGCCGCACCCAGACGGTGGTGCCCTCGGGGGCCGCCGCCGGTCCCGCCGACAGTCGCTCCCCTCCTGCGAGCCGGATGCGAAACCCCTCGGCACGGCCCGGGGGCCGCGTCAGGATCTCCAGCTCGGAGACGGCGGCGATGGCCGCCAACGCCTCGCCCCGAAAGCCCAGGGTCGCCACCGAGGCCAGATCCTCGCGGCGCCGGAGTTTGCTGGTCGCGTGGCGCAGGACGCAGATGGCGGCGTCGTCGGGGTCCATCCCCTCCCCATCGTCGCTCACCATCAGGTGGGTGCCATCCTCGCCGATGTCGACGCGGATGCGCCGGGCCCCTGCGTCCAGGGCGTTTTCGAGCAGCTCCTTGAGCGCAGAGGCCGGCCGCTCCACCACCTCGCCCGCGGCGATGTGGTCGACGACGTCCTCCGCCAACAGCGCGATCTTGCCCATGCTACGCCTCGAACAGCCGCGACTGCGCCAGGTCGGCGACGGAGGGCCGCGCCCGCGGACGAGGCCGGCGCGAGGCGGGCCGACCGCCGTAGGTCCCGACGGGCCCGGGCTCCGAGAGGGCAGGGGCCGTCTCCCGGTCGGGCACGAGGGCGTCCGCCAGCGCCTCCTCGGCGACCCGGGACGCCGACGGGGCACTGCCCTCGAGGTGGGCCAGCACCTCGCGAGCCCGCTCGACGACCCGCTCGGGCAGCCCGGCCAGGCGCGCCACTTCGATGCCGTAGCTGCGGTCCGCGGCGCCGGGCCGGATCTGCCGGAGGAAGACGATGCCCTCCTCGCCGTGGGCCACCGCGGCGTGCAGATTGAAGACCCCCTCGAGTCTCCCCTCCAGCTCGGTCAGCTCGTGGTAGTGGGTGGCCACCAGCGTGCGGCAGCCCCGCTCCTGCAGCGCCTCCACGATGGCCCATGCCAGGCTGAGGCCGTCGTAGGTGGCCGTGCCCCTCCCCACCTCGTCGAGGACCACCAGGCTGCGGGGCGTGGCGTGGCGCAGGATGTAGGCGCTCTCGCTCATCTCCACCATGAAGGTGGACCGGCCCGACGCCAGGTCGTCCGAGGCGCCGACCCTCGACAGGATGCGGTCGACCACCCCGATGCGGGCCCAACGCGCCGGCACGAAGCTGCCCATCTGCGCCAGCAGCACCAGCAGGGCGGCCTGGCGCAAGAACGTCGACTTGCCGCCCATGTTGGGGCCCGTCACGATGGCCAGCCGCCGTGCCCCCATGTCGAGGTAGAGGTCGTTGGGGACGAAGGGCTGATCCGGCATCATGGCCTCCACCACGGGGTGGCGCCCCTGGCGGATCTCGATGACGGGGCCCTCGTCGACCTCGGGCCGCACCCAGGCACGCTCGACGGCCAGGTCGGCCAGCGAGGCGGCGACGTCGAGGCGCGCCACGGCCCGGCTGGCCGCCTGCAGGGCAGGGGCCTGCTCCAGCACCCGCTCCACCAGCGACTGGAAGATCTGGGCCTCCCGCAGCCGGATGCGCTCCTCCGCCTCCAGCACCCGGCTCTCCCACTCCTTGAGCTCGGCCGTCACGAACCGTTCGGCGCCGGTCAGGGTCTGACGCCGCTCGTAGTCGGGGGGCACCAGCTTGAGGTTGGGGCGGGTCACCTCGATGTAGTAGCCGAAGACCCGGTTGAAGCCCACTTTAAGCGAGCGGATGCCCGTGCGCTCCCGCTCACGCCCCTCGAGCCCCGCGATCCATCGGCGCCCCTCCTCGGCGCCCCGGCGCAGGGCATCCAGCTCCGCGTCGTAGCCCTCCCGGATGTAGCCGCTGTCACGGACCTGGGCGGGAGCGTCGTCGGCGATGGCCCTCGCCAGGTGATCGGCCAGGGCCTCCAGCGGCGCCGGTGGCTGCCCCAGCGCGTCCATCTCCAGGGCGGGCAGCCTCTCCAGCCCGGCCTCGGCCGCGATGCGCCGGATGTCGTCCAGCCGCTCGAGGAAGTAGCGCAACGAGAGCAGGTCCTTGGGTGTGGCCCGTCCGGTGCCCGCCCGTCCCAGCAGCCGCTCGGCGTCGGGCATCCCCTGCAGGGCATCGCGCAACCGGCGCCGGGCGAGGTGGCTCGCCGCCAGGGCCTCGACCGCGTCGAGCCGGGCTCGGATGGCCGCCACGTCGGTGAGCGGCTCCTCCAGGTAGCGGCGCAGCAGCCGGGCCCCCGCAGCCGTCCGGGTCCGGTCCAGCACGTCCAGCAACGACCCCTTGCGGCTCCGCTGGCGCAGCGTGGTGGTCAGCTCCAGGTTGAGGGCGGTGGTGGCGTCGACTGCCAGCCCCTCGCGCGGGTCGTAGCTCTGCAGCGTCGTGATGTGGACGAGGCGGTCCTTCTGGGTTTCGAGCAGGTACTGGAGCACCGCGCCGGCGGCCACCTGCGCCTCCGGCCAGGCCTCGATGCCGAACGCATCCAGCGTCGCCGTGCCGAAGTGGGCCCGCAGCGTCTGCCGGGCGCCGTCCGGCGACCAGGCCGGGCTGTCCCATCGCGTCACCGCCGCCCGCAGCGTCTGGCGCATCGCGCCCGCCAGCCGGGGATCATCGGTCAGGCGGGGCGGCACCACCACCTCGTCGACGGCCAGCCGCACCAGCTCGTCCAGGGCGGCCCGCCAGACCTCGTGCTCCACGGGGGAGTCGGCGCCCAGCCGCGTGGCGCGCAGCTCCCCGGTGAAGACGTCGGCCATGGCCAGGCCCACCGCCTGGTCACCCACCCAGAGGGCCGCCACGTAGCGCCGATCCCGTCCCGCCGCGTCCGGCAGCGTGCCGGGCGTGACCACCCGGATCACCTCGCGCCGGACCACCCCCCGGGCCAGGCGTGGGTCCTCCATCTGCTCGCAGATGGCGACCCGGTGGCCGGCCTGGACCAGCTGGGCGACGTAGGCGTCGGCCGCGTGGTACGGCACGCCGCACATGGGCAGCCGGCGGCCCTTGCCGATCTCGCGGCTGGTCAGGGTGATGTTGAGGATGGCGGCTCCGATCTCCGCATCCCGCCCGAAGAGCTCGTAGAAGTCTCCCAGGCGGAACAGCAGCAGGGCATCGGGGTAGGAGGCCTTGAGGGCCTGATACTGCCGGAGCATGGGGGTCGCCGACGGCTCCGCAGCCGGTACCAGCGGGCCCACCCCCCGTCCGTCAGGAGGGCTCGGACGCCCGGGCCGCTGCCGGCACCGCCCCGATGCTGGCGGCCTCCTGCGGGCCGTCGGTCAAGCGGCCGAAGAGGGTCCACGTGTTGACCGCCTCGACCCGCACGTCGACCAGCTGCCCGACGAGGCGGGTCCGAGCCGACGGGGGCGCGTCGAATACGACCACCTTGTTGGTGCGGGTGCGCCCCGACAGGCGCTCGGGGTCCTTCTCGCTGGCGCCCTCGACCAGGATCTCCTCGACCCGACCCCGGTAGACCTGGTTGCGCTCCAGACTGATGGCGTTTTGCAGCTCGATGAGGCGCTGGATGCGCTCCCGCTTGACGGGCTCGGGCACCGGATCCGGCAGCCGCAGGGCCGCCGTGCCGGGCCTCGGCGAGTAGACGAAGGTGAAGGCCCCGTCGAACCTCACCGCGCGCACGAG
This genomic interval from Limnochorda sp. LNt contains the following:
- the mutL gene encoding DNA mismatch repair endonuclease MutL, whose amino-acid sequence is MGKIALLAEDVVDHIAAGEVVERPASALKELLENALDAGARRIRVDIGEDGTHLMVSDDGEGMDPDDAAICVLRHATSKLRRREDLASVATLGFRGEALAAIAAVSELEILTRPPGRAEGFRIRLAGGERLSAGPAAAPEGTTVWVRRLFFNTPARRRYLKSPAAERRACLETAARIALARPSVALEVAVAGQPRWVTPGDGDLRAAAGAVMGAREAQALLPVQGARGPARVWGLVSPPDLSRPTREHLWIFVNGRWVQDRTVSAAVVRAYESRLAKGRFPVAFLHLEMDPAWVDVNVHPAKLFVRFRDERLLFGLVASAVERALASAPTFALSPSVKPGDAPATKAWREGVAEGARSSRDPGAGVPVASEAQAPLWGAVRQGEGLGEQLRRLQVLGQLRDTYIVTRHPAGLLIVDQHVAHERMLYERLLAARRGSVAPAQALLHPLTVELGSTAAETLGAALPWLASLGVEMEPFGPRHYLVRSVPAVPGIARAISATEMAALLEELAARMLEGPEGMPAGDDTAPLAPWEERLLKHLACRSAVKAGTPLPLAVMEHLVRHLAETDNPYTCPHGRPVAVMVSVEELDRRFGRRTPLA
- the mutS gene encoding DNA mismatch repair protein MutS; its protein translation is MLRQYQALKASYPDALLLFRLGDFYELFGRDAEIGAAILNITLTSREIGKGRRLPMCGVPYHAADAYVAQLVQAGHRVAICEQMEDPRLARGVVRREVIRVVTPGTLPDAAGRDRRYVAALWVGDQAVGLAMADVFTGELRATRLGADSPVEHEVWRAALDELVRLAVDEVVVPPRLTDDPRLAGAMRQTLRAAVTRWDSPAWSPDGARQTLRAHFGTATLDAFGIEAWPEAQVAAGAVLQYLLETQKDRLVHITTLQSYDPREGLAVDATTALNLELTTTLRQRSRKGSLLDVLDRTRTAAGARLLRRYLEEPLTDVAAIRARLDAVEALAASHLARRRLRDALQGMPDAERLLGRAGTGRATPKDLLSLRYFLERLDDIRRIAAEAGLERLPALEMDALGQPPAPLEALADHLARAIADDAPAQVRDSGYIREGYDAELDALRRGAEEGRRWIAGLEGRERERTGIRSLKVGFNRVFGYYIEVTRPNLKLVPPDYERRQTLTGAERFVTAELKEWESRVLEAEERIRLREAQIFQSLVERVLEQAPALQAASRAVARLDVAASLADLAVERAWVRPEVDEGPVIEIRQGRHPVVEAMMPDQPFVPNDLYLDMGARRLAIVTGPNMGGKSTFLRQAALLVLLAQMGSFVPARWARIGVVDRILSRVGASDDLASGRSTFMVEMSESAYILRHATPRSLVVLDEVGRGTATYDGLSLAWAIVEALQERGCRTLVATHYHELTELEGRLEGVFNLHAAVAHGEEGIVFLRQIRPGAADRSYGIEVARLAGLPERVVERAREVLAHLEGSAPSASRVAEEALADALVPDRETAPALSEPGPVGTYGGRPASRRPRPRARPSVADLAQSRLFEA